The proteins below are encoded in one region of Aeromonas jandaei:
- a CDS encoding RidA family protein yields MSGTIIKSARNTPNAPQHIGPYTQSVAFSHYNNISAQLPVDPKSGALIEGDIKAQARQCLTNIKAIVESIDHVMDDVVKVTLFLQEMADLEAVNEVYREFFPRNLPTRTVLAVAGLPLHAKVQMDALISNGEGTFPQAPCPLVKLARNSARAPQDSLSTQTVAFSHYNNIGAQLPVEPASGALIGGGIREQAAQCLHNIKAVLEGIDVPFDDIVKVTVYLTNLADLAAVNEVYTTFFPDSAIARAAAYMPARSVIAASALPMGALVQMDAVISHGDGTPPQLVEDRHNLVIRPRNTDKAPRSPLHTQTVAFSHYNHIAGQLPVDLATGKILTGCVREQTAQCLSHIKAIVESIGHVMDDIVKVNIQLANIADLAEVDAIYTKYFPAYLPARTVIAVRELPAGARIQMDAVMSNAESTPPQA; encoded by the coding sequence ATGAGTGGCACTATTATCAAGTCGGCCCGCAATACCCCCAATGCTCCGCAGCATATCGGCCCCTATACCCAGAGCGTGGCCTTCTCCCACTACAACAATATCTCCGCCCAGCTGCCGGTCGACCCGAAAAGCGGCGCCCTGATCGAGGGTGATATCAAGGCGCAAGCCAGACAGTGCCTCACCAATATCAAGGCCATCGTCGAGAGCATCGACCATGTGATGGACGACGTGGTGAAAGTGACCCTCTTCCTGCAAGAGATGGCTGACCTCGAGGCAGTCAACGAGGTCTATCGCGAGTTCTTCCCGCGCAACCTGCCGACCCGCACCGTGCTGGCCGTGGCGGGCCTGCCGCTGCATGCCAAAGTGCAGATGGATGCGCTCATCTCCAACGGCGAAGGCACCTTCCCGCAGGCCCCCTGCCCGCTGGTGAAGCTCGCCCGCAACAGCGCCCGTGCGCCGCAGGACTCGCTCTCCACCCAGACCGTCGCCTTCTCCCACTACAACAATATCGGCGCCCAGCTGCCGGTTGAGCCCGCATCCGGCGCTCTGATTGGCGGCGGCATTCGCGAGCAGGCGGCCCAGTGCCTGCACAACATCAAAGCGGTGCTGGAGGGGATCGACGTGCCCTTCGACGATATCGTCAAGGTGACCGTCTATCTGACCAATCTGGCCGACCTGGCGGCCGTCAACGAGGTGTACACCACCTTCTTCCCCGACTCCGCCATTGCCCGTGCCGCCGCCTATATGCCGGCCCGCAGCGTGATTGCCGCCTCCGCCCTGCCCATGGGTGCGCTGGTGCAGATGGATGCGGTCATCTCTCACGGTGACGGCACCCCGCCGCAACTGGTGGAAGACAGACACAATCTGGTGATCCGCCCGCGCAATACCGACAAGGCACCGCGCAGCCCGCTGCATACCCAGACCGTCGCCTTCTCCCACTACAACCATATCGCCGGCCAGCTGCCGGTTGATCTCGCTACCGGCAAGATCCTGACCGGTTGCGTGCGGGAGCAGACCGCCCAGTGCCTCAGCCATATCAAAGCGATTGTGGAGAGCATCGGCCATGTGATGGACGATATCGTCAAGGTCAATATCCAGCTCGCCAATATCGCGGATCTGGCCGAGGTGGATGCCATCTACACCAAATACTTCCCGGCCTACCTGCCGGCCCGCACCGTGATCGCGGTGCGCGAGCTGCCCGCTGGCGCGCGAATCCAGATGGATGCGGTGATGTCCAACGCCGAAAGCACCCCGCCGCAAGCGTAA
- a CDS encoding GNAT family N-acetyltransferase — MIRIEKIDASNCFEVCELTTNKDGVGTLFEQYLCCNAISLVEAAYFPGFEPRAIYRGEDLVGFVMYKGCDAPCDMVEIFRFMLDARFMGQGLGRQVFGELLAHFGREGYREVLLMIDEDNRIAKELYASFGFRFTGKIEKDEHYYSLSIEGLH; from the coding sequence ATGATCAGGATCGAGAAGATCGACGCCTCGAACTGCTTCGAGGTGTGCGAGCTGACAACCAACAAGGACGGGGTGGGCACCCTGTTCGAGCAGTATCTCTGCTGCAATGCCATCTCGCTGGTGGAGGCGGCCTACTTCCCGGGTTTTGAGCCCAGAGCGATTTATCGCGGGGAGGATCTGGTGGGCTTTGTCATGTACAAGGGGTGTGATGCACCGTGCGACATGGTCGAGATCTTCCGCTTTATGCTGGATGCCCGCTTTATGGGGCAGGGGCTGGGGCGGCAGGTCTTTGGCGAGCTGCTGGCCCACTTTGGCCGCGAGGGGTATCGGGAGGTGCTGCTGATGATTGACGAGGATAACCGGATTGCCAAAGAGCTTTACGCCTCGTTCGGTTTTCGCTTTACCGGCAAGATCGAGAAGGATGAACACTACTACAGCCTCAGTATCGAGGGGCTGCATTAA
- a CDS encoding anhydro-N-acetylmuramic acid kinase, which translates to MAERYIGLMSGTSMDGIDAVLVVIDGDQLRVEAAISHPWPTAHELHELCTPSDNEIDRMGVADNLVAREFAAATHALLAKTGLTPADIRAIGSHGQTIRHRPQLGFTLQIGNAALLAALTGIDVIADFRTMDMALGGQGAPLVPAFHQAFFARPGALRVVLNLGGIANISVLPGHANGVYGFDTGPANTLLDGWYRRHHPKGAGYDAGGQWAASGQLIPELLEQLLAHPYFAAPHPKSTGREMFTLAWLDGELAGRPYAPADVQRTLQALTCHSIARQLPATPEAFGASQPKTELFVCGGGAYNTPLLAELASLLPGWRIANTAELGIAPDWMEGAAFAWLAERFIKRKPGNLPAVTGASRPAVLGALYPAG; encoded by the coding sequence ATGGCTGAACGCTATATCGGATTGATGTCAGGCACCAGCATGGACGGCATCGACGCCGTACTGGTGGTGATCGACGGGGATCAACTGCGGGTCGAGGCGGCCATCAGCCACCCCTGGCCCACCGCCCACGAGCTCCATGAGCTCTGCACCCCGAGTGACAACGAGATCGATCGCATGGGGGTGGCCGACAATCTGGTGGCACGCGAGTTTGCCGCCGCCACCCACGCCCTGCTGGCCAAGACGGGCCTCACGCCCGCCGATATTCGCGCCATCGGCAGTCACGGCCAGACCATCCGCCACCGCCCCCAGCTTGGCTTTACCCTGCAGATCGGCAACGCGGCCCTGCTGGCGGCGCTGACCGGCATCGATGTCATCGCCGACTTTCGCACCATGGACATGGCCCTCGGCGGTCAGGGTGCGCCGCTGGTGCCCGCCTTCCATCAAGCCTTCTTTGCCCGCCCCGGCGCCCTGCGGGTAGTATTGAACCTCGGCGGCATCGCCAATATCTCGGTGCTGCCGGGTCACGCCAACGGGGTCTATGGCTTCGATACCGGCCCGGCCAACACCCTGCTCGACGGCTGGTATCGCCGCCATCACCCCAAGGGGGCCGGTTACGATGCCGGCGGCCAGTGGGCAGCCAGCGGCCAACTCATCCCCGAGTTGCTGGAGCAGCTCTTGGCCCACCCCTACTTCGCCGCCCCCCACCCCAAGAGCACCGGGCGGGAGATGTTCACCCTGGCGTGGCTCGATGGCGAGCTGGCTGGCCGCCCCTATGCTCCGGCGGATGTGCAGCGCACCCTGCAGGCGCTCACCTGCCACAGCATCGCCCGCCAGCTGCCCGCGACTCCCGAGGCGTTCGGGGCCAGCCAGCCCAAGACCGAGCTCTTTGTCTGCGGCGGCGGCGCCTACAACACCCCGCTGCTGGCGGAGCTGGCCAGCCTGCTGCCCGGCTGGCGCATCGCCAACACCGCCGAGCTGGGGATTGCTCCCGACTGGATGGAGGGGGCGGCCTTTGCCTGGCTGGCGGAGCGCTTTATCAAGCGCAAACCCGGCAACCTGCCCGCCGTCACCGGCGCCAGCCGTCCGGCGGTGCTCGGCGCCCTCTATCCGGCGGGCTGA